One genomic region from Thalassotalea sp. PS06 encodes:
- a CDS encoding polymorphic toxin type 50 domain-containing protein has translation MRSFKYLLLLLSVISISAISVEQHKENKPLKAADFYYHKQFKRDESKNETREKFQFDISHLEKISKENLPKSVKLKNNLPVYLLPVNAKSLAQINQELNILGVGKVYNEYASTGGGSTPEPPILPTELYVQYDPQVSMGLTVTWEQGVSLEYALKMRVDGSPVYSNPVLETGNPEDVYFGLGAGFSIEPALSGYYEFELEVWQDGQPIHGLVSDPFLAIPYPPLGLPPSDPFPLVPSTSYLVDPTPQAPISGDEHQVNADVVLDWGSYQGFYYGLQPDATYFELRYQLDGGGFNAWENIGYVSWLPLDELAAGIYDFELRACNDNGCSLPESLFGWEVLSPSFDIMSVEDALIQPLSDSALSDSESIATLQGEVTIDGGLFNYSIPLQVPIGRRNLAPSVALNYSSQNGNGIAGKGWSISAGESVSRCGHIFGLDGDTLNVRWSTADKLCLNGQRLIRTGGSSYGSNGAVYKTEKDSGVIVTQLGGGINDTATYFEIVNKSGLKKLFGFTNESRYSPEWTTKTLHWKLFKVSDLFDNNIIYYYDTLDNTHVLDEIRYTGSGATPGNRQIKFSYSDTFERLSYLYGKKITSNKKLKSVNLYSPTNEKHYVLNYKASNSELLESVSLCANSNCQDKIAQTTFGWSEQAFGINKRSHVLSYISDPASDVLMEAPAEVTADLDGDGTPDLQNRYNYFLSSQDYMSSSRAALVDAHPGVDPSNNTGLNKMNGYLDFDGDGKSEIVYLNDNNTWNITWLDDTNTIIETNIDGTCKFDPYLWEDLMDEPVAVKHNLKRDCQSFIADVNGDGHKDIVSATRQVTQGPSTYKIYERNKDAQGQSLPGFSYYATVTGWKNGGIADINGDGKTDLYNADESSWIDIKAGTGSVTHDLTSDDSVYGVREKKTIWLDLNGDGLQDFLVLKPVGSGQTLVQNWHAVMNQGGGYFTSPIDTGVQEQLGRIEGSYLTPYTDESSMSGFVRVFDYDQDGQMDLLVPGNIRNPYICTDASKNQPCDITAEDSGKVIPYYQYDVYSWDVLQTNNDGTSFVLIEDIGIEAALSTLSLLDYNRDGHTDFFTSIGYEHQYSSTPNSGYIYESTASPEVRLYQRVTHDNDLITSISDRHGIASKIVYKTLSDDHEDERPIYTHGHEGMTDSRYARFGSDMKVVSKMEARNGVGGFNATEYSYDEAILHKQGRGFQGFRYIVAKDLAADKTTVSGFMQRFPFTGMVSSTSTWQSSVYENEVQDEFNAASSSGTPDEERYKSPSLIFDEAADTAGSYNYLSYSRSKDPVEYWDQSCSSEIKAPRFTNHRVKTRTIDGAWIGEVITNDFEYNCDGDLLKKTVTTNDVTAKHIQKIENSYSVCTADSNFNQLDWAKTTVSATPKALSTWEGPASGESWKKQDFNQYQGCALPLTTHNTASNSSLTLTTQSTLDDYGNIKRTTMSSSGPGESIQGNRWKESSYHSDGYFVNASYNSQWGMGVAESELVAVDDYTGQPLVTRDVNGLEAHVVLDQYGQISSSSTQKAGVEITPAVYMAYQVCEGSDNCPTNAVTIITKVQDGAPTQKSYLDVNGNTVQTKSKVLGGHWSYTSKSYNALGQLTSESLPHFYGDNPGMTYYSKFDVKGRPTKKVVDQYPLGYTTDYDYRGAVTVINVAPDYVPVGGVSSFTVQRTYNLSNQLVRTTDADNGRTHFAYDGFGNPIVIEDAKGNSIQATYNGFGHKLSVDDPNMGLWSYRYNALGELRKQTDANEVDTILNYDNLGRITSKIIGNETQTWQFDSQYKGLLHKDFSSVSGNNVYERSFTYDTYGRINSQTLDIDERSMTMALAYDGYYGRLKAQQFPDGRTVAFNYDEFGYPTKDVDPTSNNHPFIERKVMNAFGNITEQVFGNGLTQYFNYILTSGLTQSICTGTSANCQSSSSAQYQSYDSYDAFGNILTREDVSGGRQEDYRYDQLHRVIANSVTFDGTSLPPISYDYDEVGNLLKKSDYGLSYSYGNSAKSAGGNAGSNAVRAITLTKGGSATLTYDENGNMLTNSDGDLSVSYNHAMKPTEISRNGSKLDFTYDANDFRVKQVRTGTDGSDSTIYYFDKFYELEIIDSGETIHRSFLGTHTLFSSKRDEASIQHLSADRLGSINVITDGTRSITDVSMGNLVLQHRFNGLFGESYTLDNGAKILKLSDFYGTTRSFTGHEELTSVAIIHMNGRVYDYNLGRFMSVDPFIYHVGNTQAINSYSYIMNNPLSGTDPTGYIAFIPVIVWAVNAYAAYETASAAADAVQSYKNGEISGSDVATTVAASAIENTVLKKVKVAKEGIQKARQAFKGDKADSNVQNSVNKSNTDGGTKTANGASNADGGTKTTNGAENTPDVKRSKQETTNIETPSSVNSKPIHEGKQGKHQPGHNNFEEGKSELTHDNPQKLVDEHSGKGQQVGNKTVGEAGSKERVNFGENIGNHVDQTTGDKKPTTVGIIHHSKKDVHIVPAKPEDIDK, from the coding sequence CCTGTTTACCTGCTTCCGGTAAATGCTAAGTCATTGGCTCAAATAAATCAGGAACTGAATATCCTTGGGGTAGGGAAAGTATACAATGAGTACGCTTCAACAGGAGGCGGTTCCACTCCGGAGCCTCCTATTTTGCCAACGGAACTATATGTCCAATATGACCCTCAAGTAAGCATGGGACTTACGGTCACATGGGAACAAGGCGTTTCACTTGAGTATGCCTTGAAAATGCGTGTTGATGGCTCACCGGTATATTCAAATCCAGTGTTAGAAACAGGAAACCCAGAAGATGTCTATTTTGGCTTGGGTGCAGGCTTTAGCATTGAACCGGCATTATCAGGTTATTATGAGTTTGAACTTGAGGTTTGGCAGGATGGCCAGCCAATTCACGGTCTAGTATCGGATCCTTTTTTAGCGATACCTTATCCTCCACTGGGGCTGCCGCCGTCGGACCCTTTCCCTCTAGTCCCGTCCACGTCATATTTGGTTGACCCAACGCCTCAAGCACCAATTAGCGGTGACGAACATCAAGTGAATGCTGATGTAGTTTTAGATTGGGGTAGTTACCAGGGCTTTTATTATGGGTTGCAACCAGATGCGACCTACTTTGAGTTGAGATATCAACTCGATGGGGGCGGTTTTAATGCGTGGGAGAATATTGGTTATGTAAGCTGGTTGCCTCTAGATGAATTAGCTGCTGGGATTTATGATTTCGAGTTAAGAGCTTGTAATGATAACGGGTGTTCGTTGCCCGAAAGCTTATTCGGATGGGAAGTTCTAAGCCCTTCATTTGATATAATGTCGGTCGAAGACGCATTAATCCAACCATTATCCGACAGCGCGCTCTCTGATTCCGAATCCATCGCAACGCTTCAGGGTGAAGTAACTATAGATGGGGGGCTTTTTAACTATTCGATTCCCTTGCAAGTTCCTATTGGCAGGAGAAACCTTGCGCCATCAGTGGCCTTGAATTATTCAAGCCAGAACGGAAATGGTATCGCAGGTAAAGGCTGGTCAATATCTGCTGGAGAGAGTGTATCTAGATGTGGGCATATCTTTGGTCTTGATGGAGATACCTTAAACGTCAGATGGTCGACGGCCGATAAGCTTTGTTTGAATGGACAAAGGCTGATTCGCACAGGCGGTAGTTCGTATGGTAGCAATGGAGCGGTGTATAAAACCGAAAAAGATAGTGGAGTCATTGTTACCCAACTAGGCGGCGGGATTAATGATACTGCCACCTACTTTGAAATTGTTAATAAGTCAGGCTTGAAAAAACTCTTTGGTTTCACCAATGAGTCTCGTTACTCTCCAGAATGGACGACTAAAACACTCCACTGGAAACTGTTTAAAGTTTCAGATCTATTCGACAACAACATTATTTATTATTACGACACGTTAGATAATACCCATGTATTGGACGAAATAAGATATACCGGGAGCGGAGCTACGCCGGGTAATCGGCAAATTAAGTTCAGTTATTCGGATACTTTCGAGCGTCTTAGTTATTTGTATGGTAAGAAAATTACTTCTAACAAGAAACTTAAATCTGTCAATCTATATTCACCGACAAATGAAAAGCATTATGTCTTGAACTACAAAGCTTCGAATAGTGAATTGTTAGAATCGGTATCTCTTTGCGCGAATTCAAATTGCCAGGACAAGATAGCCCAAACGACATTCGGGTGGTCAGAACAGGCGTTCGGAATTAATAAACGTTCGCATGTATTGAGCTATATCTCGGATCCTGCAAGTGACGTTTTGATGGAAGCACCGGCCGAAGTTACCGCTGATCTTGATGGTGATGGAACGCCAGATTTACAAAATAGATACAACTACTTTTTGAGTTCACAAGACTACATGTCAAGCTCAAGAGCAGCTTTAGTTGATGCTCATCCAGGTGTTGATCCAAGCAATAACACCGGCTTAAACAAAATGAACGGTTACTTGGATTTTGACGGCGACGGTAAATCTGAAATTGTTTATCTCAACGATAATAATACATGGAATATTACTTGGTTGGATGACACCAATACAATCATCGAAACCAATATCGACGGAACCTGTAAGTTTGATCCCTATCTCTGGGAAGATCTTATGGATGAACCCGTTGCTGTTAAACATAATTTAAAACGTGATTGCCAAAGTTTTATTGCAGACGTCAACGGTGATGGGCACAAGGATATTGTTTCTGCAACGCGCCAAGTTACCCAAGGCCCATCTACCTATAAAATATACGAGAGAAACAAAGATGCCCAAGGTCAATCATTACCAGGCTTTTCTTACTATGCAACAGTAACAGGATGGAAAAATGGCGGTATTGCAGATATCAATGGTGATGGTAAAACCGATTTATATAATGCAGATGAAAGCTCCTGGATAGATATTAAAGCAGGTACAGGTTCAGTCACTCATGATTTGACATCAGATGATTCAGTTTACGGTGTTCGCGAGAAGAAAACTATCTGGCTTGATTTAAATGGTGACGGTCTACAAGATTTCCTTGTCTTGAAACCTGTTGGCAGCGGGCAAACTTTGGTTCAAAACTGGCATGCGGTTATGAACCAAGGCGGTGGTTATTTTACATCTCCTATTGACACTGGTGTTCAAGAACAACTAGGCCGAATTGAAGGCAGTTATCTAACCCCATATACCGATGAAAGCAGCATGTCAGGTTTTGTGCGGGTATTCGATTATGATCAAGATGGTCAAATGGATTTACTAGTGCCAGGAAATATAAGAAACCCATATATTTGTACCGATGCTTCTAAGAACCAACCGTGCGATATCACTGCTGAAGATAGTGGTAAAGTGATCCCATATTATCAATATGACGTGTACAGCTGGGACGTCTTACAAACCAATAATGACGGCACATCGTTTGTTCTTATCGAAGATATTGGCATAGAGGCTGCTTTAAGTACCTTGAGCTTGCTAGATTACAATCGAGATGGCCACACCGACTTCTTCACAAGCATTGGTTATGAGCATCAATACTCCTCGACGCCTAATTCTGGGTATATTTATGAATCCACTGCATCACCAGAAGTTCGACTGTATCAACGTGTTACCCACGACAACGATCTGATTACATCCATTTCTGACAGACACGGAATCGCTTCCAAGATAGTATACAAAACATTGAGTGATGATCACGAAGATGAACGTCCAATATATACTCATGGCCATGAAGGGATGACAGATTCTCGTTACGCGAGATTTGGCTCCGACATGAAAGTCGTCAGTAAAATGGAAGCGCGAAACGGAGTAGGAGGGTTTAATGCCACTGAATACAGTTATGACGAGGCAATTCTTCATAAGCAGGGGCGTGGTTTCCAGGGTTTTAGGTATATCGTCGCTAAAGATCTGGCAGCTGATAAAACAACTGTTTCAGGGTTTATGCAAAGGTTTCCATTTACGGGAATGGTGTCCTCTACGTCAACTTGGCAGTCATCGGTATATGAAAATGAAGTGCAGGATGAATTCAATGCGGCGTCAAGCTCTGGGACACCAGATGAAGAGCGATATAAATCACCTTCATTAATTTTTGATGAAGCTGCCGACACGGCTGGTTCGTACAATTATTTATCGTATTCGAGAAGTAAAGATCCAGTTGAATATTGGGACCAAAGTTGTTCGTCAGAAATCAAGGCTCCTCGCTTTACTAACCATAGGGTTAAAACCAGAACGATTGATGGAGCATGGATAGGTGAGGTGATCACCAACGATTTCGAATACAATTGTGATGGTGACCTGCTGAAGAAAACCGTAACGACCAACGATGTTACCGCTAAGCATATTCAAAAAATCGAAAACAGCTATTCAGTTTGTACGGCAGATAGCAACTTTAATCAATTAGACTGGGCTAAAACTACGGTAAGTGCGACACCTAAAGCGCTAAGCACTTGGGAGGGACCTGCATCTGGAGAAAGCTGGAAAAAACAAGACTTTAATCAGTACCAAGGGTGTGCTCTACCTTTAACAACTCATAATACGGCCAGCAATTCCTCGTTAACGTTAACGACCCAGTCAACTCTTGATGATTATGGCAACATAAAAAGAACAACGATGTCATCTTCAGGCCCAGGAGAATCAATTCAGGGTAACCGCTGGAAAGAATCGTCATATCACTCAGATGGTTACTTTGTTAATGCTTCTTATAACAGTCAATGGGGTATGGGGGTTGCAGAAAGTGAGTTGGTAGCGGTTGATGATTATACCGGGCAGCCATTAGTGACTAGAGACGTTAATGGACTGGAAGCGCATGTCGTGCTTGATCAGTATGGACAGATAAGTTCATCGTCAACGCAAAAAGCCGGTGTGGAAATAACGCCAGCTGTGTATATGGCGTATCAAGTTTGTGAAGGCTCAGACAATTGTCCAACTAATGCGGTTACGATTATCACTAAAGTCCAGGACGGAGCTCCAACACAAAAATCCTATCTTGACGTCAATGGCAATACCGTGCAAACCAAATCTAAAGTACTTGGGGGGCATTGGTCTTATACCTCGAAATCTTATAATGCATTGGGTCAATTAACATCGGAATCTTTACCGCACTTTTATGGCGATAACCCCGGAATGACTTATTACTCAAAATTCGATGTAAAAGGGCGTCCAACGAAAAAAGTTGTTGATCAATATCCACTTGGCTACACCACTGACTATGACTATCGTGGTGCAGTCACAGTTATTAATGTAGCTCCCGATTACGTTCCGGTTGGAGGAGTCAGTAGTTTCACCGTGCAGCGCACGTATAATCTATCGAATCAACTTGTTCGCACCACCGATGCCGATAATGGTCGTACTCACTTTGCTTACGATGGGTTCGGGAATCCTATTGTAATTGAAGATGCGAAAGGGAATTCAATTCAGGCTACATACAATGGTTTTGGACATAAGCTGAGTGTTGATGACCCCAACATGGGCTTGTGGAGTTACCGATACAATGCTCTTGGAGAGCTGAGAAAACAGACAGACGCCAATGAGGTAGACACAATCTTAAATTACGATAACTTGGGTCGGATCACGTCGAAAATTATTGGCAATGAAACCCAAACATGGCAATTTGACAGCCAATATAAAGGGTTATTGCACAAAGATTTTAGTAGTGTTTCCGGAAACAACGTTTATGAAAGAAGCTTTACTTACGATACATATGGCCGGATAAATTCTCAGACTCTGGATATCGACGAACGCTCGATGACCATGGCGTTAGCGTACGATGGCTATTACGGAAGATTAAAAGCACAGCAGTTCCCGGACGGTCGGACTGTTGCATTTAACTATGATGAATTTGGCTATCCTACTAAGGATGTAGATCCAACGAGTAATAACCACCCGTTCATCGAACGGAAAGTCATGAACGCATTTGGTAACATCACCGAGCAGGTCTTTGGCAACGGGTTAACACAATATTTTAATTACATTTTGACGTCGGGCTTAACCCAATCGATTTGTACAGGAACAAGTGCAAATTGCCAAAGTTCGAGTTCGGCGCAGTATCAGTCGTATGATAGCTATGATGCTTTTGGCAATATCCTTACAAGGGAAGATGTCTCCGGAGGTCGACAGGAGGATTATCGCTATGATCAATTACATCGTGTGATCGCCAACTCCGTTACATTCGATGGCACCTCGTTACCACCAATATCATACGATTATGACGAAGTTGGTAATCTACTGAAAAAATCAGACTATGGCTTGAGTTACAGCTATGGTAACAGCGCTAAATCCGCAGGTGGCAATGCAGGTAGCAATGCGGTTCGAGCAATTACCTTAACTAAAGGTGGTAGCGCAACGTTAACTTACGACGAAAACGGCAATATGTTAACGAATAGCGACGGAGATCTTTCAGTTTCCTATAACCATGCGATGAAGCCAACGGAAATTAGTCGAAACGGCAGCAAATTAGATTTCACTTACGACGCCAATGATTTTCGAGTCAAGCAGGTCAGAACAGGCACAGATGGAAGCGATTCGACCATATATTACTTTGATAAATTCTATGAGTTAGAAATTATTGATTCAGGGGAGACGATTCATCGAAGCTTTCTTGGCACTCATACGTTGTTTTCAAGTAAGCGAGATGAAGCGTCAATTCAGCATTTAAGTGCTGATCGACTTGGTTCGATCAACGTGATCACTGATGGAACACGCTCTATTACTGACGTAAGTATGGGAAATTTGGTTTTACAACATAGATTCAATGGCTTGTTTGGTGAATCGTATACATTGGATAACGGAGCCAAGATACTGAAACTCTCGGATTTCTACGGCACTACTCGTTCATTTACTGGTCATGAGGAACTTACTTCGGTCGCGATTATTCATATGAACGGGCGGGTGTATGATTATAACCTTGGTCGGTTTATGTCGGTCGATCCGTTTATTTACCACGTCGGAAATACCCAAGCTATAAACTCGTACAGCTATATAATGAATAACCCACTTTCGGGTACAGATCCTACGGGCTACATTGCTTTTATACCGGTTATTGTTTGGGCAGTTAATGCATATGCGGCCTACGAGACTGCAAGTGCGGCAGCCGATGCGGTTCAAAGTTATAAAAATGGTGAGATTTCTGGATCGGACGTCGCTACGACAGTTGCCGCTAGTGCTATAGAAAATACTGTTTTAAAGAAAGTCAAAGTTGCGAAAGAGGGTATACAAAAGGCTCGCCAGGCATTTAAAGGTGATAAAGCTGATTCTAACGTCCAAAATTCCGTCAATAAATCAAATACTGATGGTGGCACTAAAACAGCCAATGGAGCTAGTAATGCTGATGGTGGTACCAAGACGACCAATGGAGCAGAAAATACTCCGGATGTTAAAAGGT